In Apis mellifera strain DH4 linkage group LG1, Amel_HAv3.1, whole genome shotgun sequence, the sequence GATTAGcgtaaacgaaataaaactcGAGAGACGTTCGGTGTCCCCGAAAATTGCCGAAGTTTCGTTTCGTGTCGACTCGGGTATATTCGGTATATCTCGGGGAACATCAGAAAGCAATGTTCCGAATGAAAGTATCTTTTACAGTGTTTAGGTAATTAATTGTGTAATCGTaaaaagaatcattatttaatatacttaatgTACTGTgatgtaaatattgtaaactaagtatatatacaatataaaatgttgcacatatttatttacttccaCATTGATTTTCCCAGcccaaacaaaaaatattaatgtcattatattataaagaactttttttatcttttagatatagtttattttattttatatgtgatatagatgtagatattttttcattattaaattttctatgattttacaattttaattttcacaattcgATATAGCATAGATGTAAGGAAagcatatgtttttttataggtTATAACACGATTTGAATACATTTAGCTGTACTTTGGAAAAATTCATAGTAGTTTAAGAGCATTAGTAATCTTTTCGATTTACGAAAAGTTTTTaaggaaaatagagaaataggatcgaaaataataactaatgATATTAACAGTAAaagacatttttattattaacagtaCGGTTTACAATATTGCGCTATGAGTGTACAATATGGGGAGCGATATCAAATACTCATGCAcgattctttttgaaatttatatacaaaagcTACGGGATATGtttatgtacaattttatcttaaaaataaaatactttataagaGACGTGTGCGtaagaatttaatgaatacTAATGAgcgtaacaatttttatcgctAAAAATGAGACCTATCGTTATTTAATCATACGTTCAATGCGttgttatgattttaaaattttaaaataaataaagaattattaatggaattataaaaaaagttgaaattatgGAAACgttgatttgaataattatttgactttgagaaataaaatttacaagataatttctaattgcaaaatataagatttttatgaacacatttaaaattttaattctcgttTGATTGCacttttgatgaataaaacACCTgttaaaacgaaaagaaatcatAATGAGAAATCAGTCGTGGGAGTTAatcgaaatggaataaataattaattcatttcgttTATTCGTAGAATAAAATCCCTAGAATCCTCATAGAATGCTATCCTATCCGTAGTAtcacttttactttttttacttGTTTTAAACAATTCGTTTTTGGTATGTACAAAAAATAGAGAACATTGAAGAATTCAAAgaggattaatattttattttttcataaaattccatCATAGAttcattatagattttatcttctttttttacatcatatttaaatcatcgtgtactaaaatatttataaaaatttacactaattataaatcaaattatcctCTTTGAAATCcacgaattttattactattttttctttttgttctctGAATTTTACGAGATCAatgttttaaaagattttaatcggaaactttttatcttaaaaaaaaaaaaatcagaaatatctttgaaacttgaaaaatttgaatttaatcatCGGTTTCAATTCTTGGACGAACTTTTACCCTGTTTGATGACAGAACTGAGCTTGAAGGTGATTGGGCGTTGTTGGGGTTAGAGGTGTCAGAGGGGTGAGAGGTGTCAATGGACTGCCAGGACTTTCACTTCCTGCGCTACCACCCTGATATCCTCCTAAATAGGCGCCTACCATGTTCACGCTGGTTGGGTATAATTCCACTGGATGATGTTGCATTGGTGGTGAATGGTGcactaaattttcaaatgcaagtattaaaaataagatttctaatgatttattaaacatttcatttttttttaaataatatcttttatattctgtatttcaatattaatattttaattattttatctccaGTATTATTCTacactatattaaatattttatattaaatatgaaaaatttctattgcatatattagtttatattatttgtcatgaaaaaaatgacaattttGGCAAGcaacaaaattacaatttaatttaatttaatttaattcaaattcaagaTAAATTCAAAGTGTGATGAAAAGATCTACTCACTTTGGGTCTTGATCTTCCCACTGTGCTTCTTCTGCCTGGCTCTCGAGTTCTGAAACCATACTTGCGTCACGCGTTTGCTCAACCCCGTGACATGCGCTATTCTCTCGAGATCTTGGCCATCAGGATTACTGTCTAACTGAAAGTTCGCTTGCAAAACCGATAGCTGCTCCTCCGTAAAAGTCGTCCTGACCCTCTTCGTCTTGCTACCTTTCCCACCGTGTTCAGAGTCGCAATCCTCCGACGACGAGGTATTGTTTCCCTCCACCACGTCGAGATAATGAGCCTTGCAGAGCAATCTGGCGTCGAGGAGGGCGAACTGCTCTCCGGTGGAGAGTTGACGGGAACACGCGTCGCAAGCGAAACACGCCAAATGATACACCCTTTCCCTGGCCCTCCTCACCCAGTCGCCAGCGCCCACACTTCGACCACATTTCGCGCATTTAGCACCGAACGTTCTGAAAATTGCaattgatcgataaaattaattgataatatataaggattattaaaaattttaatattaaaaaatttctgtaacagagaatatttataaaatgaaatttatttattttcatctatatttatcactattccattatttcgtaagaaaattagaattagattgGTAGATGATTtgaggaaaattattaaatgcattAAATATACTACTCGAGCGACATCTAGATTTTTTCAAGGTTCGCAAAAAGCAAGAATCGAACGAGGAAAGGGAACGAGTTTCAAGGTGCTATTTTGGTCAAGATTGCAGGTTCATTCAGGACCTCCGTGCACGAGAATCCGACGGTCCTGTCCTCATTAACATACTACTCCGCCACTCGCTTGTCCTTTGGAGGCGCGTCACAAGCGCGAGCCATGGTTTAAGGGTCGCTCGACCTCTCGCGATTTGGTCGGTAGATTACGTCGAGATTATCTCGACGTCTCAGTCCCAAGCCTTCTCTCGCCCTACAAATGACTCGAGATCCTTTGAATTTCAGCCGCCTCGACACCAGGAAACAGATCACACATTTACGACTGTTGCTTTCGAGGTGATAGATATGCACGACCGATTTCTGGCTACCAATTACACGAAAAccgatatatcttttaatgagATCTTATGCGAAGATAAAATCTACTAAAGATGATAAAGATTGACGTAAGTGAttgatattttgcaaaatattcaatattttatctcttGGAAGAaactgattaatatttatatacgtttgtataatttataaatagtttattctACGTTGATGAATTAGTTTTTTACTTCgatgtaaataatttgttcCTCATAACTAAGAATTTTGCTACGACAAAATGAAGAATACGAGATGTATAAGTGGTAGATGAAAACGAAGAATGGATCGAAGGATTGGTTATTGTATGGAAAAATATGGTAAGCTACGGAAGGATTAGTTGGTTCACGAATTGCACCGTCACCGTCGCATCCAAGATATTTTTGGACATTATTGGTTATGGTGATCGTGCACAGGGCACTCCTAGAAGCGCATGCGCGTTCCTAACGAGACATCGAGACCCGACTTCGAATACCATTTCTCACTCCTTGAAATTCTATTCACGAACAATATAACTAcgctacaaatttttttattgctttataaAACTTGAAATTGTTCCaacaaatcgaaaatttcccattctaattaaaatttaacgtatcacgatatattttaaacaacacAAACTTTAAAGGTTAGGTAGCATACCATCTTCACGATATCttcacaaattattttcttaaccaCACGAATTGAGtcatttaagatattttgcgATCCGAGACAccactatttttctttcgaaaccaGCAAAGTGCAAAAGATgatgcaatttttcaattctacgTCTCTCATAGAACTCGTGAACGTTCGACGAGGTGTCATTAGCATAAATAGTGGCGCCacccttttcttttctgccGCGTTTACGTCGGATCAAGCGAGGGCAAGAGAGAGGAGGCAGGGGAGAAGAGTGGAAGAGCACCGTGTAACCAGACCAGGAGAACTGGTATTGGGTATCTATAAATCTTCAGGGCCGTACATCGGCTACCAAACGACCCCGCcctaatttattcatttgttctTCCACATAGGCGGGCCCTATAAGTCAACAGGGGATTAAGTCGGCCGCTATCCGACCTCTGCACAGTAGAGAATTCATGATCCCTCCTTACACCTCCGTTCCTCGTTCGAATGCATTCGATTCTCGCACTACGTAGCCTGATCACGATCGCTATCTTCGATATCATTGGAGATGTAAATGGATcgcatgataaattataaaattcacgaTATTTTACGATTGAATAATCGTTCTCTATAAAGATATGATATGCATGATGACATTTACGGtgagatatatattctaaatgtagaagaaaagtagaaatttttttattatctgaaaattcatgttttgaaaagtaaatttttcaattaaaagaacattataaaaagattaagagaagaatattagaaaatttgtataattttaaaaaatatttagagacttaaattttcttaattatttaggtaaaagaatatatattaataatagtaaatttaaaggaattgtcaaattaattaattcaccaTTTTTTGATAGTTATTTGACAATTATAATgagaattacaataaaattgaataaatagataaatgtaatatatttagttaGTTATAACAACGTAATTTGTCAAGAATTTTTACGAGAAGTTGTTTTACGaagatttgagaaaaatattgaactttATGGAATAAAtgttcgattattaaat encodes:
- the LOC725574 gene encoding LIM/homeobox protein Awh, with the translated sequence MRFKKFLERRKMKTEIETETECTDGILCSNNNNVNTNNNNVNIKKSGTNITSNDSHDGMEMDCGGCGESVRERTVLCVGGRTWHSRCLKCCACARPLHDQHSCFLRGMRLYCRHDYALTFGAKCAKCGRSVGAGDWVRRARERVYHLACFACDACSRQLSTGEQFALLDARLLCKAHYLDVVEGNNTSSSEDCDSEHGGKGSKTKRVRTTFTEEQLSVLQANFQLDSNPDGQDLERIAHVTGLSKRVTQVWFQNSRARQKKHSGKIKTQMHHSPPMQHHPVELYPTSVNMVGAYLGGYQGGSAGSESPGSPLTPLTPLTPLTPTTPNHLQAQFCHQTG